The genomic stretch ttattaatttacacagtattatattttaaacttcttacttgtaaatgtatatatatatctatattttcttttttgatatttatactcaacttttttatttgaaatcTGAACTAgagttattttaatacgTTATGCttgttgttttaatatcTGAAacctattttttaaatatttgtgtatggTGTTTATTACATGAAATTTTGCATACCAgatttcattttttaatttcatttacaaatatatatatttatttatgtattatagaatataaaatgagtaaagAGGAGGATTTTCCTCGTTCCAACTTGAATGGTAGAGTCCTTACACTAGATAGTAAGGGGAAGCCATCTTTAAATAAAGTGAATAAACCTAAATCACACTCTTCATTATCGCCTGAAATCAATGGATTAACAACACCCTCAAATTACCCTGAAGATTACAAACTTCCTAGTTTGGAATCCTTGAACCCCGGTTCCCTAGTTTTGGGATCTGTTGCTTTGGTCACTCCCTTCGGTCTTAGAATTcacatttttaacaacATAGTGGGCTTTGCAAAGTATTCTGAGCTATTCGACCTGGTTGAATCGAAATCCGGCGGCTCGGAAGATAATCTCGCCTCACCTTTTAGTGTGGGATCGAACGTCGTTTGCTACGTCCTGGAAGTTTATCATTCGAGCGTTGCTTTGAGCCTAAAACCCTCCTTGGTTAACAAGAACCTTAGGCCAAACAATTTATTTGCAGGGTTACTTTTACCAGCTACCGTTTTATCGCAAGAGGACCATGGTTTTACCTTGTCCTTCAACGTTAACCTGAAAAGCGCAATCAGCGGGTTTGTTATGTACGATGAGAAGTCGAGGGAAGGAGTGAAAAACGAATTCATCAAAAGATACCCACCATCGTCGACGGCTCACGTGATCGTGAATTCGATGAACCCCGAGAGAGGGCTAGTTAAGTGTGTGTGGCCATGGGAATATAAAACGCCGATGGATTTGCACACCGCTACGGTTTTTGACGTGTTGAAACCGGGTCTGCTGTTGACGGCCGAAGTGTCGGAAGTGCACAGATTAAAGTGCGAAAATTCATATAAACAACCCCTGAGTGGGTACACTGTGAAGTGTTTGGGGTCATTGACGGCCTTTGTCAGTCCTCTGCACTCGCTTGAGTCGTATAAACCTGCCGATAGCGCCGAAGGGTCACTGGGCAATCTCGACGATTGCAAAGAAGTAAACGACAGAGCGGAGGCGAGGCTAATATATGTAGATTTTGAAGCAAGGAAGCTCTACGTTTCCTTACAGTGGCAGCTGCTTAAGTGGAGAGGCCCACTGGGACTGGCGCACAAAAACTTGAAACACACGGTAATGAGCTGTAAAGTAGTTAGGAGCCTCAGTTCAGGGCTCGTATTGGAGCACgaagaggagaaggaacCGTCAACCTTATTTTTCTGCAGCATCAAGGACGTCGTGGACGACAAAAGCCTGAAGCCAGCCACAATATTGACGTCGAGCACATACTCGGTAGGAACGGTCCACGACTGCAGAGTATTGGATTTCAACTACCTCACGAGGCTGACGCACGTGGCGCTTAAGGAGTCAGTGATCAAGGAAAAGTACGCAAGCGCATTTGAATTTAGTGCATCGGAGCTGGTAAGGGGGAAGACCGTCAAGTTGGTCAACAGCGGAGCCATAGTGCAGCTGTCGAGCCTCGTCTACGGAAAGGTCCCGGTCGGGCATCTAACGGACGTTCCGCCGACAAAAGTGCCCGAAAACTTTCAAACGGGAAGGAATATGAGACTTAGAGTACTCAGATTTGACCACGCACGCAACAGGTTAGTCTTGACGGCAAAGCCATCGCTGGTAAATGACACGGACCCAGCGGCAAGGTTCGATCATCTCCATGTCGGCAAGAAGCTCACAGGGTACATTATCAACATGAAGGAAAAAAACTACATGGATGAGAAGCAAAATGAGAGGATTGTCATTAAGTTCTACGGAGACCTTCAAACATACATGGACAGGCACGAAGTGGAGAGGGCAGAGGAGCTCGGCGTTGACCTAAAAACGGACTCGGTAGTAAAGTGTGCAGTGACCAGGATGGATAGCAAAAAACACACGTTCTCAGTCACAGTGGACAGGTCATACATAGAAAAGTTGGAGCTGAGTTTGGAATCGAAGCGACAGTTAAACAGAAACAAGAGAAAAATGGCCTGCAAAGAAGCGTTTAAGGGTCACAAGCataaaaagaagaataaCGCCCAGAAAGAATGACCTGAGAGCCTTAACTTGAAAAAATCTTTTCATTATTGTGTACACGAATATACAATGTTATGTGGAATCCATATTGTGTAGCACAAAAGAAAAAACagaattattaatttttgtatcataatttttaaaatgaatcGTAGTTTATATgctaatattatatattttttaaaacacacaaatagTATTTAGCCTCGAAGAATACTAGTTATTGAAAATGAAGTCAGTTTCCAGGGAAGGTGAAGCTTCAGGGAAATCTGACCTGAAAAAATCGAAAAAATACAAGTTTAAAGGTAAAAACACAAGAAAAAACGAAAATAAATCGCAAaacaatgataataaagCCTCTAAAGACGAAGAATCTGGAGTAGAGCGTAAAAAACGAcataaaaggaaaaataaacagaaacTTGACCTAAACATAGACTCAACACTGGAGGTAAGATTAAAACTCATATTCACTTTTTTAGTTTGAAAATGAGTCGAAAATACGGGAACAGGAGGACAGAATAGCCGATAACGAATGGATGAATAATCCCAGTTCAGTCCTGGATTATGAAAGACTGGTCGTCACCAACTCTAGCTCCTCAGTGGTCTGGATCGCATATATGTCGTTCTACCTGAACTCGGGAGACCTGGAAATGGCCAGGAAGACAGTGAATCGTGGCCTAAAGGCGATCGACTTTCGAGAAATGGGCGAAAAGTTAAATCTATGGGTAGCATATTTAAACATGGAGTGCATATACGGAGACAAAGTGATGGAAGTGTTTAATAAGTAGGTGTAGCGAATATAATGATTCTCCAGAGCTGTGCAGTACAACGACAGTAAAACCATTTACCTGAAGATGATAGGAATACTGGTGTCAAACAACCAGTTTGACAAGGCCAGGGAAATATGTGAAAAGGGAATAAAGAAGTTTTACACCTCAAAAAAGGTAACCTAACAATATTATGGTAGATAAATTAAGGAGATTTAATGCTGATGCCAGTCACCATTATTACCTTATTACGCTAACTTTAATAACCGTTTTAAGATTTGGCTCGcgtacctgaagctgttTTACGAGCATATGAAGGACTTCGAAGCAGGAAGGCAGTTGCACAAGACGTGCATATCAAGGATTCCGAAGCACAAGAGGCTCTTCATAACGTCCTCGACGGCGCTGCTGGAGTACAAACACGGGTCCCCTGAAATGTAAGCACGGTCTCTGAATACAAATGTTTAGGGGAAAAATGTACTTCGAAAACATTCTGCTGGACAACCCCAAGAGAATGGACATCTGGAACCAGTATCTGACGGCACACATCAAGTTACAGATCAGCGACACGGTGACGCCGAAGTCTGAGAGGCTGAAGAACGTGAGGAACCTGTTTGAGAGGGCCATCAGTCTGGACTTGAAGccgaagaagatgaaaataatCTTTGCGAAGTAGGTTAACTTCATTCTTAGCACTAATTTCGCTGCGATTTAGGTGGTTGGAGTTTGAGTGTACTCACGGGAACGAGAAGTCGAAGCAGATGGTCCAGAACAAGGCGCTCAAGTACGTGGAATACATGGAAAAGAAGCTTCCAAGTTGACTTTGTAGGTCTCAATTTCTTACCAGACTATGTGTTCAGTGAAATTGGCctgtgtttgtgtttatgtCCCTATAACAACGTCTGGCAGATTGCACATACACagttgtatttttatttaagaATTTTTCACCTTCCACTAAAATGTATCAGTATTctccattttaaatcagATATTTTGCAAATTCATGTCAGTTACCGGTCCCGCAGCCAATACAAACGCAATTTCGCGTTTGTCTGAGTTGGAGCTAAAACGGGGAACTTTAGGGGAGGGATCATGGCATCACCAGTACAAGGATTCGTGTTACATTTTCATAGGTACTTCCAGCCCAGATTGCCGAAATTATCACCCACTTAGGAGGCTTAGATACCAGGATGACCGAGGGGgacattattattgttttttcgCAGTTTGGCGATCCAATTGacataaatttgaaaagggACAAAATTACAGGTTTGTCTCAACTGTAAATCAAGATTACTGCTAGGAAAATCGCTTGGATACTGCTTTTTGGGCTACAGGGATCAGCGGAGCACCATTCTGGCAGTCGATAACTTCAACGGTTCCACTTTGCTTGGACGGAGGATTCGTGTGGACCATGTGATGGACTATAAGGCGCCCGTTGAATACGAAGATGAGGTATTTTATGTTCACACTCTTGTTTTAACTTCCACTTTGTCATACGTTCTTTTGCCTAGCTCCCCTTCGTATCGCTTACTTTAATATTCTTTTTAGCTCGATGAGGAGGGAAATAAGATTCCCAAGGAGTACAAGCCCACTGGAGCTGAGGGCGCAGGCCTAGATAAGTACTATGTCACAAAGAGTGAAATGATGCTAAGGGAGACCTCGAGGACCAAAAGGAGTCCCCAAGCCTCGGTTGAAATGGACGAAGATGAGCGATGGGCCCTCGAATTTGAAGAGACgctgaagaaaaacaaGGAATCTGAGGACGATTCTCATAGGGGCCGCGAccataaacacaaacataagCACTCGCGTGCCGGTGTGTCCCATGAACGGACGAGGCACCAGGACAGAGACTCCAGAAGGGACAAACTTGACGACAGGAAACTCCACCGGAGGCATAGGCTCAGCTCAAAAAGTAGGAGTCGTAGCGAAAGCCGGGACCGAGATCGGCGCAGGCGAGAACGTCGCAGAAGTCGCAGCAGCTCGGAAGAAAGATACCACAGACACCGAAAGTCGAGTCGACACAGACGTGAATCTCCATGAAAAATATCGCATAAACTGTTTTTACCCCAAATCGACCTAATTTGGCCTAAGAATCCACTCCTTTTACCTATTCCATCTACACATTCGCCTGACCTCGTTATCATTACATGAGGGCCATTTTTCCACCCCGTAAAGAGAATACAGTCAATTACCACACGTTCATCTTTATAAAATCGGTCCCCGGGCCTTAATCATCCAGTTACAGTCGTTTTAGACAATTTTGATGTTATAGTTTAAGCATGTAGCATGTGCTGATCGGTGCACACAATTCATAATTTGTTGACATCGTATTTAGAAAATTTTGATTTTAGGATTTATTTTCCAATTATTTTAaccataaattaaattaaattggaCAGCGTTTTTTGGAAGGGCTAGCCACTTTACTGGAATGAGTTTATGTTGTATACTTTATTGtaataattacacattacaattttttttgaataattttatatattaaactaCGATAAAGGTTTTTATTTTGcaacatttaaaaaatatgatgtAATTGtcctaattttttatttgttcctTTGAGCTCCTAGTAAACATTAGacaattattaattttgcCGTTTTTATGCAAGAATGGGATCTTATACTAATAGTCCTCCCAATATACAACCTGTTGGCTCGCCGTTTTCTAGTTTTTCTTACAATTCGAACGTTGCTTCCGTACAGCACTCGCCGGTGACATCGTTCGTCGTTCCCGGCAGTGCGGAGCCTCTGAAGATCGTCACGAGCCCGAATTTATCACATTCAGGCGGGTTCGACTTTTCCCAGTCTTCAAACGCTGGGCATAATGGCTCTCAGACTAGGGAAATTTCCACTGTTTACCTTCCTCCCATAAGGTACAGGTACGACAGCGCCACGGGCACGCTGGTCCAGGTTAGCGGGCCTTCTTCCACCAGCCCTCAGGTTAAGTCGCCTGAGTCTAGCGCGCCTCCAGGTTTCACGCAGTTTAATCTGCCTGTCGTCTCCTACACCAGCACGGGGCAGGAAAATCCTCTATCGCAAAATCAACATCTCTTCAACCAGAACTCTAACGTTTTCGGAAGCCCACAGGCGACGGTGAACTACGGGTATAGAATGCCTAACTTCAACACTCAGGCGTACCCGCAGCCTCAGCCTCAAACGTTCGTGCAGCCGGGGCCGCAGACCCAGCCGTTTGTGAACCCCCAGtttgaaaataacaatttcaCAAACTACCCTGGGTTTCAGAATCCATTTGGACAGAGCCAGGGGCCTCAGGCGTTTTCAAATCAGCAGTTCAAAGGGCCAGCTCCGGGGTTTTCTAATCAGAGATTTCAGCAGCAGGCACCGGCGGCAGGCCCGGGCCCCTTTCCTCCCCAATCTTTCGGCACTCTTCCGACTTTTGGAAACCAAATGGCGTATGAAGGTGCTCAGAGGGGAGGGAACTGTAACAAATACAAcgaaaatatgtatatggATACGCCCAGGGCAAGGTACGAGGCGGCAGTTAAGGACTACTACGACAGGATGAACGGGAACTTTCAGAACTATAATGTTCCAGAGAGCCCCAACGGCCTGGCACAGGCGTTTTCGGCATTTGAGAACGTGGCGTCCAAGTTTTTTTCAGGCACCGATGCTTTCGTTTCAGATTTCAAGGACGCAgcctttaaaattttaaacccGAACTCCTCAGATTACCTGAAGGCGGCCGTTTTCAAGCTCCAGAGACTCGAAAACGTGCCAGTTAACCCCAACTCAGTTTCCAAATTGAGTTTCAACGTCGTTGCCTATTTCGACCCGAAAACTGAGAACTACGATGCGCACAAATCCGAGAAGCAGTGGGCCCTGCCCACGGAAAAACTCGGACTGGTCGACTGCGACCTCAAGGGGGAGACCCTGAAGGTGCCGTGGAGGGGCGAAGAGTTCatctttttgaaaatacTGGAAAACGTGGGACCAAACAGGTTCGTCTTGGGCCGACTGCAGCTGAAGCTCGACACACTGGTAACTGGCCACCCACTGAAGGTGACTGTGATAGGAGACGACGGACAGCAGAAGGGGAACGCAATACTCGAGTTCGCGGTGGGAGCCGTTAGCATGGAGGAATTTAACCAAATGAACGCGAGAAAGTTCATGAACGCAAGCTACAGGGCGAACAACGAGGAAAACTCTAAAAATAACACGATGCCGGGGTACGAGGCAATGTTGGAGCAGAAGAACCAGCTGGAATCCGGCCGGTACGGCTGGCCCAGGACCAGGTTGGCGAACAAATCACAGAGACTCAGCAAGCATAACGTAAGTTTACACCAGCGattcaaatatattcaGAACGATCTGATGCCACCCCTCAAGTATCTGGTGAGCTGGTGTTGCGACATTACGGACCAGGATCTCCCATAAACCCTAATGTAACATagattttatttacactatTACATATTAAACGTAAAACGAAAGTTTGTTTAAACGaaattagtaaatttaGAGTGATTGGCTGATTTATTGTATTGTAGGGTGGCAAACTCTAAAATACAATACGGTTAGactgtttatttaatattttgattAGTTTACCTTTATATTTTCCCaattatgtttaaataaaatgactAGAGGCCGGGGTTACTACGATCCTGGCGACGATTCTTTTGGTTCAAACTCCAGGAGGAATAAtggtatatttttaaaatttgtttacgtaacaataattttttagacTACTGGTACGTACCTAACGATTCTGGGAACAGAAATGGCGGATACGGCTATAAAAACCAGACACATGGGCGAAACGCCGCTGGTTCTTCCAACAGGTAGGAACTTTTGTGGACTAATCCCTTTATTCTCCATTTAGGTCCCGTTTCGGCGAACACAACAAGGAAACAAACAATATAGTTTGCAAACACTACGCTTTGTTCAGTAGGTGCCCGCAGctaactttattttttagatCAGTGTAGATTTGGAGCCAAGTGCTCGTACCTCCACTCCCTGAAGAGGGTGATCAACATGAACGACGTCTTCAGGGGCGGCGTGTACTGTTCCACTGCCAGCATCACTAACGATAACTCCCTGGAGCTTTTCGTCTGCGGCAACGGGAGCAACGTAAAGCGCTTCAAGCTGTTCAGCAACAGCTCCAACGAGATTCAAACCACCACTCTGGCGAGCATCAACATTCAGATGCCCTCTGGCCACTCACAGTTAAATCAGGGCTCGCGGTCTAGGTCTAAGGGTTACGGCTCTGACCAGAGTATCTACAGTCTATTTTTCATGGACGACTGCCTCTTCGTTGGCCTTAAGACTGGCCACATTTGCGTTCACCACTTACCCAGTAGCACTTCCACCATGTTAGAGGGCCACGACAGCCCCGTAAATTGTATAACAGTTATTGAGTCGATCGTTTTATCAGTTTGTGAGTCCGGGAAGGTGAATTTATGGAAGTTCGACCCAGGCTCAGGCGCCTTTACCTGCGTAAACAGCCTCATTCTCAATTCGCGAGTCACCTGTCTCTTGGAGGTGACTTGCGACGCGACTAATCCCGCGGCTGCCAACCAGCCCGCCAGGTTACTCTGGAGCGGGGGAGCAGTCATAAACGTCATAGATCTGTCATCTTTATCGATCATAAAGACGATTCAGCTTCCCAAAAACATATCGGTTAAGTGTTTCATGaggtaaatttatatttattacacgTTAGAAGTTATAtactgtttacacattgacttatatatttattacacgTTAGAAGTTATAtactgtttacacattgactTATACATTCTTACACATTgacttatatatttattacacgTTAGAAGTTATAtactgtttacacattgactTATACATTCTTACACATTGACTTactatgtatatattcacatttttaactgtGAATATTCTTGAGTTAACTTATGATTTCACAGGTACGGAGCACATGTTATCGTTGGATTCACCAACGGGTACATAAAGGTTTTCACAGTGGTGGGAGAAGAGGTTTTCATTACGGACTCTGAGGTTGACTACATAACCTCCATGGACGGGATGCAGACCTCCGAAGGCGACGTTCTCCTTGTCGGCGGCAGGTCGGGGCACCTGTGCGTATTCCATCTGCCCTCATTTAGCCTGCAGCACGTGCTTCTTTGCCATCCTGACGGCTACAAGAGGTCTGGAATAAGCAAAATTCATCCCATTGGCACTCAACACGTACTTACGACCGGGTACGACGGCAACGTCTCAGTGTTCATGTGGACCAACCTCGTCTGAATGACTCATCGCATTTAATATCGCTCTACTGCACTATAGCTGATGAACGCTGCGGGTGCCCTTTATTCTTTGATGGCACTTCACCCACT from Theileria orientalis strain Shintoku DNA, chromosome 1, complete genome encodes the following:
- a CDS encoding uncharacterized protein (zinc finger, CCCH-type domain containing protein) → MTRGRGYYDPGDDSFGSNSRRNNDYWYVPNDSGNRNGGYGYKNQTHGRNAAGSSNRSRFGEHNKETNNIVCKHYALFNQCRFGAKCSYLHSLKRVINMNDVFRGGVYCSTASITNDNSLELFVCGNGSNVKRFKLFSNSSNEIQTTTLASINIQMPSGHSQLNQGSRSRSKGYGSDQSIYSLFFMDDCLFVGLKTGHICVHHLPSSTSTMLEGHDSPVNCITVIESIVLSVCESGKVNLWKFDPGSGAFTCVNSLILNSRVTCLLEVTCDATNPAAANQPARLLWSGGAVINVIDLSSLSIIKTIQLPKNISVKCFMRYGAHVIVGFTNGYIKVFTVVGEEVFITDSEVDYITSMDGMQTSEGDVLLVGGRSGHLCVFHLPSFSLQHVLLCHPDGYKRSGISKIHPIGTQHVLTTGYDGNVSVFMWTNLV
- a CDS encoding uncharacterized protein (S1, RNA binding domain containing protein); protein product: MSKEEDFPRSNLNGRVLTLDSKGKPSLNKVNKPKSHSSLSPEINGLTTPSNYPEDYKLPSLESLNPGSLVLGSVALVTPFGLRIHIFNNIVGFAKYSELFDLVESKSGGSEDNLASPFSVGSNVVCYVLEVYHSSVALSLKPSLVNKNLRPNNLFAGLLLPATVLSQEDHGFTLSFNVNLKSAISGFVMYDEKSREGVKNEFIKRYPPSSTAHVIVNSMNPERGLVKCVWPWEYKTPMDLHTATVFDVLKPGLLLTAEVSEVHRLKCENSYKQPLSGYTVKCLGSLTAFVSPLHSLESYKPADSAEGSLGNLDDCKEVNDRAEARLIYVDFEARKLYVSLQWQLLKWRGPLGLAHKNLKHTVMSCKVVRSLSSGLVLEHEEEKEPSTLFFCSIKDVVDDKSLKPATILTSSTYSVGTVHDCRVLDFNYLTRLTHVALKESVIKEKYASAFEFSASELVRGKTVKLVNSGAIVQLSSLVYGKVPVGHLTDVPPTKVPENFQTGRNMRLRVLRFDHARNRLVLTAKPSLVNDTDPAARFDHLHVGKKLTGYIINMKEKNYMDEKQNERIVIKFYGDLQTYMDRHEVERAEELGVDLKTDSVVKCAVTRMDSKKHTFSVTVDRSYIEKLELSLESKRQLNRNKRKMACKEAFKGHKHKKKNNAQKE
- a CDS encoding pre-rRNA processing protein, which gives rise to MKSVSREGEASGKSDLKKSKKYKFKGKNTRKNENKSQNNDNKASKDEESGVERKKRHKRKNKQKLDLNIDSTLEFENESKIREQEDRIADNEWMNNPSSVLDYERLVVTNSSSSVVWIAYMSFYLNSGDLEMARKTVNRGLKAIDFREMGEKLNLWVAYLNMECIYGDKVMEVFNKAVQYNDSKTIYLKMIGILVSNNQFDKAREICEKGIKKFYTSKKIWLAYLKLFYEHMKDFEAGRQLHKTCISRIPKHKRLFITSSTALLEYKHGGKMYFENILLDNPKRMDIWNQYLTAHIKLQISDTVTPKSERLKNVRNLFERAISLDLKPKKMKIIFAKWLEFECTHGNEKSKQMVQNKALKYVEYMEKKLPS
- a CDS encoding RNA-binding motif protein, X-linked 2, with protein sequence MSVTGPAANTNAISRLSELELKRGTLGEGSWHHQYKDSCYIFIGGLDTRMTEGDIIIVFSQFGDPIDINLKRDKITGKSLGYCFLGYRDQRSTILAVDNFNGSTLLGRRIRVDHVMDYKAPVEYEDELDEEGNKIPKEYKPTGAEGAGLDKYYVTKSEMMLRETSRTKRSPQASVEMDEDERWALEFEETLKKNKESEDDSHRGRDHKHKHKHSRAGVSHERTRHQDRDSRRDKLDDRKLHRRHRLSSKSRSRSESRDRDRRRRERRRSRSSSEERYHRHRKSSRHRRESP